A genomic stretch from Falsibacillus albus includes:
- a CDS encoding reverse transcriptase-like protein: protein MIEVYIDGASAGDPGPSGAGIFINNNGNVERYQYFLGEMNNHEAEYIALLKGIEICLEKGYRIVSFRTDSKAVVSAMEKEFVKKEKYKVIFSQALELSRQFDLFFIKWVPSKENRADELARNAILHERDGKCK from the coding sequence GATTGAAGTTTATATTGATGGCGCAAGTGCAGGAGATCCCGGCCCGAGTGGAGCAGGAATCTTTATCAATAATAATGGGAATGTGGAAAGGTACCAATACTTCCTTGGAGAAATGAATAATCATGAGGCTGAATATATTGCCTTATTAAAAGGGATCGAAATTTGTTTGGAAAAAGGATATAGGATCGTCTCTTTTCGGACAGATTCTAAGGCGGTCGTATCAGCCATGGAAAAAGAATTTGTCAAAAAGGAAAAATACAAGGTCATATTCTCCCAGGCTCTCGAACTTTCCAGGCAATTCGATCTGTTTTTCATCAAATGGGTGCCCAGTAAGGAAAATAGGGCGGATGAGCTTGCCAGAAACGCTATTCTGCATGAGAGAGACGGCAAATGCAAATGA